The genomic region GAGTCACGGAGGAATTTTCTTAAAACAGGAATTTAATTTCTTTAAGATATTCATCAATCCTGTTTCCTGACAAATAGATCAGCCCATCTTCAAACCTGTCTCCCGCCAGGGAGATTAACCCATTTTCAAATTTTCAAATCCATTCTTTAGAATCGGAAATTATATTTGTGTCAAGCTCTAATTTGTACAAGATCAGGCTTTTGTTAAATTGGCATTGTCCGTTTCCGTATCTTTGTCGCCCATGTCGCATAAATCCGGTTTCGTAAATATTGTTGGAAAGCCCAATGTGGGGAAGAGCACCTTGCTTAATGCATTGATGGGCCAAGACTTATCCGTGGTAACGCCCAAAGCGCAAACCACCCGGCACCGCATTAAGGCCATTCTGAATAGCGATGAGTACCAGATTGTTTTCTCGGATACTCCCGGAATTATGAAACCCGCTTATAAACTGCATGAGAAGATGTTACATGCTGTGGAGGAGACATTTACGGATGCCGATCTGATCCTTTTTGTGACCGAATTTGGCGACAGGAAATTGGAGGAGGATCTTGCCGTTAAGCTTAAAAACCGGCATGTGCCCTTGTTTGTGCTGCTGAATAAAGTAGACAAAGGCAATCAGGAAGAAGTAGAAGCCGCCGTTCAGCTCTGGAAGGAATTGCTGGATCCGGAAGTAGTGTTGCCCGTTTCTGCCTTGCATAATTTCCATCTGGATGTTTTGCTGAATAAAATACTGGAAGTGTTGCCGGAAGGTCCTGCCTATTTCGATAAGGATGAAGATATCAGCGATAGAAATACCAGGTTCTTCGTCACTGAAATTATCAGAGGGCGAATTCTTCAGCAGTACCAGAAGGAAGTTCCTTATTCTGTTGAAGTGATCGTGACTGAATACAAGGAAAGTCCGGAAATAGACCGTATCAAAGTGGTCATCTATTGTGCCCGTGAATCGCAAAAAGCAATTCTTCTCGGACATGGTGGCGCAGCCATCAAAAAGCTGGGAATAGATTCCAGAAAAAAGATTGAAGAGTTTGTAGGAAAACAAGTTTATCTCGAAACCACCGTCAAAGTAGCCGACGATTGGCGCGATAACGATAAAATGTTAAAACGTTTCGGGTACGAGTAAAGGGAAATTAATTTATTGAAAGTAGTAGTAAAATTAAATTCGATTGATGATGAACAGATCAATCGCGAATAAAGAAAAGAATTCATGGCCAATATCGTTGCCATTGTGGGCCGCCCCAATGTAGGAAAATCAACATTTTTTAATCGTTTAACAGAGTCACGCAAAGCAATCGTCGACGAATCAGCAGGTGTGACCCGCGATCGTCATTACGGTAAGGCGGAGTGGATAGGTCGTACATTTTCGGTGATTGATACCGGTGGCTATGTAGTGGGTTCGGATGATATCTTCGAGAAGGAAATTCGTAAGCAGGTGGATCTTGCGATTGATGAAGCCAATATTATTTTGTTCGTAGTGGATGTGGCCGATGGATTGACTGACCTGGATAAGGAAGTGGCCAATATGTTGCGGAAGTCCGGCAAGAAAATTTTCCTCGTCGCCAATAAAGTAGATAGTTCGGCAAGAATTCATGATGTGAATGAATTTTATGCGCTGGGATTGGGTGATCCCTATGGTATTTCAGGGATGAGTGGTAGCGGGACCGGAGAATTGTTAGATGATATGGTGGCCGTTTTTGAACCGGAAGATCTCGATGAACCCGATGTGCCCCGTCTGGCCATTATTGGTCAACCTAATGTCGGAAAATCTTCCCTGTTGAATACATTGATCGGTGAAGAGCGTAGTATTGTCACACCGATGGCAGGTACTACCCGCGATACCATTTACAAACGTTACAATAGTTTCGGTTTCGATTTCCTGTTGATTGATACGGCTGGTTTGCGGAAGAAGAGAAATGTAACCGAAGACCTGGAATTTTATTCAGTGATGCGTTCAATTCGTGCATTAGAAGAATCAGATGTTTGTTTGCTGATGATTGACGCCACGGCAGGAATTACTTCGCAGGACTTGAAAATATTTCACCTCTGTGAACGAAACCGGAAAGGCGTAGTTATCCTCGTGAATAAATGGGATTTGATGGAGAAGGATACCAATACCACCAAGAAAAT from Bacteroidota bacterium harbors:
- the era gene encoding GTPase Era; the protein is MSHKSGFVNIVGKPNVGKSTLLNALMGQDLSVVTPKAQTTRHRIKAILNSDEYQIVFSDTPGIMKPAYKLHEKMLHAVEETFTDADLILFVTEFGDRKLEEDLAVKLKNRHVPLFVLLNKVDKGNQEEVEAAVQLWKELLDPEVVLPVSALHNFHLDVLLNKILEVLPEGPAYFDKDEDISDRNTRFFVTEIIRGRILQQYQKEVPYSVEVIVTEYKESPEIDRIKVVIYCARESQKAILLGHGGAAIKKLGIDSRKKIEEFVGKQVYLETTVKVADDWRDNDKMLKRFGYE
- the der gene encoding ribosome biogenesis GTPase Der, with the translated sequence MANIVAIVGRPNVGKSTFFNRLTESRKAIVDESAGVTRDRHYGKAEWIGRTFSVIDTGGYVVGSDDIFEKEIRKQVDLAIDEANIILFVVDVADGLTDLDKEVANMLRKSGKKIFLVANKVDSSARIHDVNEFYALGLGDPYGISGMSGSGTGELLDDMVAVFEPEDLDEPDVPRLAIIGQPNVGKSSLLNTLIGEERSIVTPMAGTTRDTIYKRYNSFGFDFLLIDTAGLRKKRNVTEDLEFYSVMRSIRALEESDVCLLMIDATAGITSQDLKIFHLCERNRKGVVILVNKWDLMEKDTNTTKKMEAAIRERIAPFEDVPIVFTSATTKQRVHKALETAVNVFKNKTQKVPTSKLNKLILPYIDNYPPPSIKGKNINIKYITQLPGFAPTFAFFCNYPQYVQASYKRFLENKMRENFDFSGVPLTLYFRSKEKNKES